The Pectobacterium carotovorum genomic sequence TAGCGATCGGCCTGCTTTTTGCCGTTGTGGCATTAGGCTATTCCTATCTTGTTAAACAGGAGTGGAGCGCGACAGCGATTACCGACAAGCCGACGGTCAATATGCTGGGAGGGTATTATTCGCAGCAGCAGTTCTTGCGTAACCTCGACGCCCGATCTTTTTCTACCCCTCAGCCAGAGCAACCGTCTATTTCGGCTGATGCTTATGATGAATTCATCATGCAATTAGCGGCTTATGATACCCGCCGCGATTTCTGGTTGCAGACCGACTATTACAAGCAGCGTCTGGAAGGCGATGAGAAAGCGGATGCCGCTCTGCTAGATGAAATGGTCAACAACATTCAGTTTACGCCGCGCGACGATGGGAAAAAAACCAATGATTCCGTGAAGCTGGTAGCGGAAACCTCTGCGGATTCCAACACGTTGCTTCGTCAGTATGTGGCTTTTGCCAGCCAGCGAGCAGCCAACCACCTGAATGAAGAGATCAAGGGTGCCTGGGCTGCCAGAACTATTTTTATGAAGTCGCAGATCAAGCGTCAGGAAGCGGTAGCGAAAGCGATTTACGATCGCGAAGTCCGCAGCGTTGAACTGGCGCTGAAAATCGCGCAGCAGCAAGGCATTAGCCGTAGCCAGACGGATACGCCGGCAGACGAAATCCCCGCATCGGAAATGTTCCTGCTCGGCAGGCCGATGCTCCAAGCCCGACTGGAAACGTTGCAGACCAGCGGCCCGCACTACGAACTGGATTATGATCAAAATCGCGCGATGCTGGCGACGCTGAACGTTGGCCCAACGCTTGAGGCTGGTTTCCAGACGTATCGTTATTTGCGTACGCCGGAAGAGCCGGTGAAGCGCGACAGCCCACGCCGGGCATTCCTGATGGTGATGTGGGGTGCGATTGGCGCGCTCGTTGGCGCAGGCGTTGCCTTGGCTCGCCGTCCGCGCTAACCAGCTTGCTGATTCGCGTTTGATGCTCTGCGAGCGTCTGCGTCTAACCTGATTAAAGAGATTCAATGTGAAAGTATTGACTGTTTTCGGCACCCGGCCGGAAGCCATTAAAATGGCGCCGCTGGTTCATGCTCTGGCTCAGGATGGAGCCTTTGAATCGAGAATTTGCGTAACAGCCCAGCATCGGGAGATGCTGGATCAGGTGCTGCGTTTGTTCGATATTACGCCGGACTACGATCTGGATATTATGCGACCGGGGCAGGGGCTTAGTGAGATATCCTGCCGGATTTTATCGGGACTTGAACCCGTCATGACGGAGTTTAAGCCGGATCTGGTATTGGTACACGGCGACACCACTACGACGCTTGCAACCAGCCTGGCGGCCTTTTATCAGCGCATTCCCGTCGGCCACGTAGAAGCGGGATTGCGTACTGGCAATCTGTATTCGCCCTGGCCGGAAGAGGCTAACCGCAAACTAACCGGGCATTTGGCAATGTACCACTTTGCCCCGACAGAAAATTCCCGCCAGAATTTACTGCGCGAGCACCTGTCTGACCGGCATATTTTTGTGACCGGTAATACGGTGATCGATGCGCTGTTCTGGGTGCGCGATCGCATTCTCGGGGACGCCGCATTACGCAGCAGCCTCGATGAAAAATATGCTTTTTTAGACGACAACAAGAAGCTGATTCTGGTTACCGGACACCGTCGCGAGAGTTTTGGCGGTGGCTTTGAGCGCATTTGCAGCGCGCTGGCGGATATCGCTCGTCGCCACCCTGAAGTACAAATTGTGTATCCGGTTCACCTGAATCCTAACGTTAGTGAACCCGTTAATCGAATCCTGAGCGGCATTGATAATGTGATGCTGATTGCACCGCAGGACTATCTGCCTTTCGTGTATTTGATGAATCGTTCTTACATGATTTTGACCGACTCTGGCGGCATTCAGGAAGAAGCGCCGTCGTTAGGTAAGCCCGTATTGGTGATGCGTGATACGACAGAGCGGCCGGAGGCGGTTGAAGCGGGCACGGTCAAGCTGGTGGGAACAGAAGTGACCAGCATTGTCGATGCGGTATCTATGCTGCTGACGGATGAAGAGGCGTATCAGGCAATGAGCCGCGCCCACAACCCCTATGGCGATGGACAAGCCTGTCAACGCATCGTTGATGCTTTAAAAAATCGCCAGGAGCGATTTTAAACGTCGCTATGCGACGACCCGACATAAAAATTATCAGGTGACACTATGAGCTTTACTACCATTTCCGTAATCGGTTTAGGCTACATCGGTTTACCCACCGCGGCGGCCTTTGCATCGCGTCAGAAAAAAGTGATCGGTATTGATGTGAACAAACTGGCGGTCGAAACCATTAATCGCGGCGAAATCCATATTGTCGAGCCCGATCTGGATTCACTGGTCAAGGTGGCCGTGGAAAATGGCTATCTCCAGGCCATGACAAAGCCTGTGCCAGCCGATGCCTTCCTGATCGCCGTTCCTACCCCTTTCAAAGGCGATCACGAACCCGATTTGGCCTACGTTCAGGCTGCGGCAGCGTCTATTGCGCCTGTTCTGAAGAAAGGCGATTTGGTGATTCTGGAATCGACATCCCCCGTAGGTGCAACCGAGCAAATGGCCGAGTGGCTAGCCGATGCACGCACGGACTTGACGTTTCCGCAGCAGGTTGGGGAAACGGCGGATATCAATATTGCCTATTGCCCTGAACGTGTCCTGCCCGGTCAGGTTGTGGTTGAGCTGGTTAAAAACGATCGTGTTATTGGCGGCATGACCCCGGTGTGCTCTGCGCGCGCCAGTGAGTTGTACAAAATCTTCCTCGAAGGTGAGTGTGTGGTTACTAACTCCCGCACCGCCGAAATGTGCAAGCTGACGGAAAATAGCTTCCGCGATGTCAACATTGCTTTCGCCAACGAGCTCTCGCTGATTTGTGCCGAACAAAACATTAACGTATGGGAACTTATCCGATTGGCAAACCGCCATCCCCGCGTCAATATCCTGCAACCCGGCCCTGGCGTCGGCGGGCACTGTATTGCGGTCGATCCCTGGTTTATCGTGGCGCAGAACCCGCAGCAGGCTCGGTTGATTCATACCGCCAGATTGGTAAACGATGGCAAACCGCTCTGGGTTGTGGATCGCGTCAAAGCGGCCGTGGCGGATTATCTGGCACAAACGGATAAGCGCGCCTGCGAGGTCACGGTGGCCTGCTTTGGGCTGGCGTTCAAGCCCGACATTGACGATCTGCGTGAAAGCCCCGCGGTAGGGATTACGTCCATGATTGCCCAGTGGAATACCGGCGTGACGTTAGCCGTCGAACCCAATGTCAAGCACCTGCCGTCCGTGTTGGCTGGGCAGGTGAAACTGGTCGATACCAGCAGTGCACTAAAAGAAGCGGATGTGCTGGTCATGTTGGTCGACCACCGTCAGTTTAAAGCGATTAACCCAGAAGATGTGAAACAACAGTGGGTTATTGATACCAAAGGAGTATGGCGTTGAAACGTATTTTAATTACCGGCGGTGCAGGGTTTATTGGTTCAGCGTTGGTCAGATACATTCTGACGGAGACGCAGGACAGCGTCGTCATTGTCGATAAACTGACTTATGCAGGTAACTTGTCTTCTCTGGCTCCTGTTGCGGATAGCGAGCGTTTTGCGTTCGAGCAGGTTGATATCTGCGATCGTGCTGAGCTGGACCGCGTCTTTAAGGCCTACCAGCCCGCGCTGGTGATGCATTTGGCGGCAGAAAGCCATGTCGATCGCTCTATCGACGGCCCTGCGGCGTTTATCGAAACCAATATTGTCGGCACCTACACCATGCTGGAAGCGGCACGCCACTACTGGCAGAGCCTGGCTGATGCGGACAAGCACGCGTTCCGTTTTCACCATATCTCCACCGATGAAGTGTTTGGCGATCTGCACGGAACAGACGATTTGTTCACAGAAACGACGTCCTATGCGCCGAGCAGCCCTTATTCCGCATCGAAGGCATCCAGCGACCACCTTGTTCGCGCCTGGCTACGTACCTACGGGTTCCCGACGATTATCACCAACTGCTCGAATAACTACGGCCCTTACCATTTTCCAGAGAAGCTGATTCCGCTGGTGATCCTGAATGCGGTCGCGGGTAAACCGTTGCCGGTTTACGGTGACGGCGCGCAAATCCGCGACTGGCTGTTTGTCGAAGACCACGCTCGTGCACTGTACAAAGTGGTGACGGAAGGTGAAATCGGCGAAACGTATAACATCGGCGGTCACAACGAGCGCAAAAATATTGAAGTCGTGCAGACCATTTGCGCGCTGCTGGAAGAGCTGGCACCGAATAAGCCCGCTGGCGTGGAACATTACCGCGATCTCATCACCTACGTGAAAGATCGCCCTGGCCACGATATGCGCTACGCGATCGATGCCGGGAAAATTGAACGTGAACTGGGCTGGCGTCCGGAAGAAACGTTTGAGACGGGTATGAGAAAAACCGTCAACTGGTATCTGAATAACGAAAAATGGTGGCGCAGCGTGCAGGATGGTTCTTATGCCGGCGAACGTTTAGGGCTGAACGATTAAACCTGTGCCCAGTGGCGGAAAAGGAAAAGAAGGAGCGAAACAATGACCCATCCGGTATCAGTAGGACAGGGAGAGATTCGCGCCACGGTTGAACCGCTGGGCTGGGAGAGTGAATTCTTCCAGATTGACAGCGGTAAGCTGAATTTTTCGCCTTCTGCGCCCGCGTTGACGCCTGATGCGCTGAGCGCATTTACGCTGACGCAGGCCAAAATTGCGGCGGACAATCTGGTGTTGGCGGATACGCTTGCCGATCTTGGTTTTCGATTGGTGGAAGGCGAAGTCGATCTCAGTTTGTCGCTGGAACGGCCCACCGTGGTTACGTCGCTACCGCGCTGGCGTGAAGCCGCGCCCGACGATATCCCGGCACTGAGGGACGCGGCATCACGTGTGTTTGCACTGAGCCGTTTTCGTTCTCCGTGGTACCAGCCGGAGGATAGCGGGCGTTTCTATGCGCAGTGGATTGAAAATGCCGTGCGCGGTACGTTCGACCACTGCTGTTTACTGGCGGAAGATGCCGCTGGCAATCCACAGGGATGGGTCACGCTACGCAGAGTGGATGACGCGGATGCACGTATCGGACTACTGGGCGTTTGGCCGGGCGTTACGGTACGGGGCATCGGTTCACAGCTGATGGCGCTGGCGGAAACGTGGTGCCGACAACAAGGATTGATTCGTCTTCGGGTCGCGACGCAGGTTGGCAACGTGGCGGCGCTTCGTCTTTATCTTCGCCGTGGTGCCACGATTGAGAGCACGGCGTATTGGTTATACAGGTGATCACATGATTCCATTTAACGCGCCACCGGTTGTCGGTACGGAACTGGATTATATGCAGGCTGCCATGAGCAGCGGTAAGTTGTGCGGCGATGGTGGGTTTACTCGCCGTTGTCAGCAGTGGTTGGAACATTATTCCGGCAGTAAAAAAGTCCTGCTCACGCCTTCCTGCACTGCTTCGCTGGAGATGGCCGCTATTCTGCTGGACGTTAAGCCCGGTGATGAAGTGATTATGCCGAGCTATACCTTCGTTTCCACCGCTAACGCCTTTGTGCTGCGCGGTGCGAAAATCGTGTTTGTCGATATCCGCCCGGATACCATGAACATTGACGAGACGAAAATCGAAGCGGCCATTACGGAAAAGACGCGCATTATCGTGCCAGTCCACTACGCGGGCGTGGCCTGCGAGATGGACGCGATTATGGCACTGGCGAAGAAATACGATTTATATGTCGTGGAAGATGCTGCGCAGGGCGTGATGTCCAGCTACAAAGGCCGCGTTCTGGGCTCTATCGGCCACATCGGCTGCTTCAGCTTTCACGAAACCAAGAACTACACCTCGGGTGGCGAAGGCGGAGCCACGTTGATTAATGACGCCAGACTGGTGGAGCGTGCTGAAATCATCCGTGAAAAAGGTACCAACCGCAGCCAGTTCTTCCGCGGACAGGTGGATAAATACACGTGGCGTGATATCGGTTCAAGCTACCTGATGGCGGATATTCAGGCTGCCTATCTCTGGGCGCAGCTGGAAGCGGCACGGCCGATCAACGAGCGTCGCCTGAAACTGTGGCAGAACTACTATGCGGCATTCAAATCATTGGCCGACGCCGGGCGTATTACGCTGCCAACCGTGCCTGCCAATGGCATTCACAACGCGCACATGTTTTATATCAAACTGCGCGATCAGGACGACCGCAGTGCGTTTATCAATTACATGAAAGAAGCCGAAATCATGACGGTCTTTCATTATATCCCGCTGCACAGTTGCCCGGCTGGCCTGAACTTTGGTCATTTCTCCGGTGAAGATCGCTACACCACGCAGGAAAGCGAACGGCTGGTGCGTTTACCGCTGTTCTATAACCTGTCGGACGTCAATCAGCGGACGGTCATCAATACCATTCTGAGCTTCTTCTCCTGATATGTCGTTGGCGAAAGCATCGATATGGACGGCTGGCTCCACGCTGATAAAAATCGGCGCGGGGCTGGTTGTCGTCAAGCTGCTGGCGGTCACGTTTGGCCCTAGCGGTGTGGGAATGGCAGGGAATTTTCGCCAGCTTATTACGGTGCTGGGTGTGTTAGCCGGCGCAGGGATCTTCAACGGCGTCACCAAATACGTGGCGGAGTATCAGCAACAGCCGGAACGGCTGAGGCCGCTGCTCGGTACGTCTGTCACGCTGGTGCTGGGGTTTTCCACGCTGCTGGCGATACTCTTTCTGACTGCTGCAACGCCTATTGCCAATCTGCTGTTTGGGCATGACGACTATCGCGATGTGGTGCGTGCGTTGGCATTTATCCAAATGGGTATCGCCTACGCCAACCTGTTTCTGGCGATCCTCAAAGGCTATCGGGATGCGATAGGCAACGCGCTGGCTGTGATCGGCGGTAGCCTGATTGGGTTGGCAGCCTTTTGGCTCTGTCTGCAACTGGGTGGCTACGTTGGCGCTCTGGCAGGGCTGGCACTGGTGCCCGCGCTGCTGGTGATTCCAGCGGGCATCATGCTACTGCGACGTACGCCGCTGTCGCTGATTTCGCTAAAACCGGCGTGGGAGCGCGCCATTGCGGGTCAGTTGGGCAAGTTCACGCTGATGGCATTGATGACTGCGGTGACGCTGCCCGTCGCGTATATCATGATGCGTAATCTGCTGGCAGCACATTACAGCTGGGATGAGGTGGGTATTTGGCAGGGCGTCAGCAGTATTTCCGATGCTTACCTGCAATTCATTACCGCCTCCTTTACCGTTTATCTGTTGCCGACACTTTCGCGCCTGACGGATAAAGCCGCGTTATCGCAGGAAATTGTGCGCTCGCTGAAGTTTGTACTACCCGTCGTGGCGGGCGTCAGCTTTTGCGTGTGGCTGCTGCGAGATTTTGCCATCTGGCTGCTGTTCTCTAGCCAGTTTACGGCAATGAGAGATCTCTTCGTTTGGCAATTGGTAGGCGATGTAATGAAAGTGGGCGCTTACGTCTTTGGCTATCTGGTCATTGCGAAAGCGGCGCTGCGCTTTTATCTGCTCACGGAAGTTAGCCAGTTCCTCCTGCTGACCGGGTTTTCCCATTGGCTGATTCCACTGTATGGCGCACAAGGTGCGGCGCAGGCCTATATGGCAACCTACCTGGTCTATTTTTTGCTTTGTTGTTGCGTATTCATTATTTACCGTAGGCGAGCATGACGACACTGATTCATGTATTGGGATCTGACATCCCGCATCATAACCAGACCGTTTTACGTTTTTTTAACGACGTACTGGCGACGGAACTCCCCGAACAGCAGATTCGGCACTTCATCGTGGCGTCCCGCGATGGCATTTCATCGGCTGACTTTCCCGCGCTGCGTATTGAAACCTGCGTGGATAAGAAAACGCTGGCTGAGGCCGTCATTGCCAGAGCCAAAGCGAACCGTAAGATGCGCTTTTTCCTGCACGGGCAGTTTAACCCCACGCTGTGGCTGGCGTTGCTGAGCGGGAAAATCAAATCCAAACAGGTTTACTGGCACGTGTGGGGTGCTGATCTGTATGAAGAAGCGAGCAGCCTGAAATATCGCTTGTTTTATCTGCTGCGGCGTATGGCGCAAAAGCGTGTTGGGCACGTGTTTGCCACGCGTGGCGATCTGGCGTGGTATCAGCAGCGTTCACCTCGCGTGCCGACGTCATTACTGTACTTCCCGACGCGAATGAATCCAGCGCTAACGGGCATGCAGGTGGATAAACCGCTGGCAGGGCCGATGACGATTTTGGTTGGCAATTCTGGCGATCGCACGAATCGCCATCAGGAAGCGCTGCGGGCGATTCACAAGCAGTTCGGAAAAAATGTGCGGGTAATTGTGCCAATGGGCTACCCTGCGAATAACGAATCCTACATCGCGCAGGTGGAAAAAGACGGTTTGGCGCTGTTTGGCGTGAAAAATTTCCAACTGCTGAAAGATCAACTGGCGTTTGATGATTATCTCAACATGCTGCGCACCTGCGATTTGGGCTATTTTATTTTCGATCGCCAGCAGGGCATCGGGACGTTATGCCTGCTGATTCAGTTTGGCGTGCCGTTCGTGATTAGTCGGCAAAATCCGTTCTGGCAGGATCTGACGGAACAGGAACTGCCCGTGCTGTTTTACGGTGACGAGCTGGATGAAGCGCTGGTGCGTGAAGCGCAGCGCCAGTTGGCATCGGTAGATAAGCACCAGATCGCGTTCTTTAATCCCAATTATCTGCAAGGCTGGCGAGAGGCGCTGGCGTTGGCGACGGGAGAACCAACATGACGCTGGGGCAATTTGGTGGGCTGTTTGTCGTCTACCTGATTTCAGTCATCTTTATCCTGAGCCTGACCTGGATGGAGTTTCGGCGGGTACGTTTTAACTTTAATGTGCTGTTTTCCCTGCTCTATTTATTGACGTTCTATTTCGGTTTTCCGTTTACCTGTGTACTGGTGTTCCGGTTCGGTGTTGACGTCGTTCCCGTGCAGTTTTTGCTTCAGGCGATGCTGTCTGCGACGGCGTTCTATGCGATCTATTACGTCAGCTATAAGACGCGACTGCGCCAGAAATCCTCCGCGCCGCGTGCGCCACTCCTGACGGTGAATCGGGTTGAAGCCAATCTGACCTGGCTGTTGCTGGCGCTGATCGCGGTCGCTACCGTCGGTATTTTCTTTCTCAACAATGGCTTCTTGCTGTTTAAGCTGCGGTCTTACAGCCAGATATTCTCCAGCGATGTGTCCGGCGTGGCGTTGAAACGCTTCTTCTACTTCTTCATTCCGGCGATGCTGGTTGTGTATTTCCTGCGTCAGACTCAGCGTGCGTGGCTGATGTTCCTTATTGGCACGGTTGCATTTGGGATGCTGACCTACGTGATTGTCGGCGGAACGCGTGCGAATCTGATCATCGCCTTCGCCCTGTTTCTGTTTATTGGCATTGTGCGCGGCTGGATTACGCTGTGGATGCTGGTTGCGGCTGGCGCGTTCGGGATTGTCGGGATGTTCTGGCTGGCGCTGAAGCGCTATGGGCTGGATGTCAGCGGCGATTACGCCTTCTATACCTTCCTCTATTTAACCCGCGACACCTTCTCGCCCTGGGAAAATCTGGCGTTGCTGTGGCAGAACTACGACAAGATTGAATTTCAGGGGCTGGCGCCGATTGCCCGTGATTTCTATGTTTTCATTCCCTCCTGGCTATGGCCGGACCGTCCGAATCTGGTGCTAAACAGTGCGAACTATTTCACCTGGGAAGTGTTGAATAACCACTCCGGGCTGGCGATATCTCCCACGCTGCTAGGGTCGCTGGTGGTGATGGGCGGGGTGCTGTTTATCCCGCTCGGCGCAATTGCAGTCGGGTTGGTTATCAAGTGGTTCGACTGGGTGTACGAGTTAGGGAAGAACGACAGCAATCGCTATAAGGCCGCTATTTTGCAGGCGTTCTGCTTCGGCGCGGTGTTCAATATTATTGTTCTGACGCGTGAAGGCGTCGATTCTTTTGTTTCACGTGTGGTGTTTTTCTGTCTGGTATTTGGTCTGTGTCTGCTGGTTGCCAAGCTGCTTTACTGGCTGCTGGAAAGCGCCGGACTCATCCGGCAGCGTTTGATGCGTATGCGAGCCACGCCGCTCGCGCCGACACCCAACACCGTGGATCCTGTGATAAAGGAGCAGGTATGACAGCGTTAAAAACCACAGAGACCATTCCTCTGTATACCATTCGTGGTTTGCCCATTCACGGCTTTCGCAATATGGCGCAGTTTGTTGATTACCTGTTTACGGGCGAGCGGGTTGAAACGGGCACGCTCGTCGCGATTAACGCGGAGAAAGTGCTAACAGCAGAGAAAGATGTGGCGCTGCGTACGTTGCTCGATCGCGCAGAATATAAGTATGCGGACGGCATTAGCATTGTGCGCTCCATTCGTCGCAAGTACCCGCAGGCTGATGTCACGCGGATTGCAGGTGCTGATTTGTGGGAAGCGCTAATGGAACGGGCAGGCAAAGAAGGAACGCCGGTTTTTCTGGTGGGCGGCAAACCTGATGTGCTGGCACAAACGGAAGCGAAGCTGCGGGCGCAGTGGAACGTCAATATTGTCGGCAGTCAGGATGGCTATTTTGCGCCAGAGCAGCGCGATGCGTTGTTTGAGCGTATTCGCGCCAGCGGTGCGCAGATTGTTACCGTCGCCATGGGATCGCCACGACAGGAAATTCTGATGCGCGATTGTCGTCACCACTATCCCGACGCCTTGTATATGGGCGTGGGGGGAACGTATGACGTCTTTACCGGGCATGTGAAGCGCGCTCCGCTGGTGTGGCAAAACTTAGGGTTGGAATGGCTGTATCGCTTACTGTCCCAGCCGAGCCGTATTTTTCGGCAATTTAAGCTACTGAAATACGTTGCCTACCATTACAGCGGTCGCCTGTAGCCTCATTGAATTGGCGCGTTGAACGCGCCAACCTTTCTCTGCGATATATCGCCCTGTTTTTTTATTCCTATTCGATTTTGATTGTCTATTTGCCAGCCAATCGGGAATACAGAATTCTATCTTTGGCCTATTCGTCATCCCTGATGTGTTATTCAAACTCACATTACGGTATTTTCATGGCCGCCGATTTGAGGCGAGGGATCATTCTTTCTACTCGATTGCATTTCTGAATAAGAACAATAACCGGCAGCAGCCGGGATAAGCACAACATAAAGACAGAGGATATATGGCAGAAGATGTAAAGCAGGAAAAACTCCATCGGGGGTTAGAAGCCCGACACATTGAGCTGATTGCGCTGGGTGGCACGATCGGCGTCGGGCTGTTTATGGGCGCGGCCAGCGCACTGAAGTGGGCAGGGCCATCAGTATTGCTGGCTTATATTGTCGCTGGGATCTTCGTTTTCTTCATCATGCGCTCAATGGGCGAAATGCTGTTTCTGGAGCCAGTCGCGGGATCGTTTGCCGTCTACGCGCATAAATACATGCATCCCTTTTTCGGTTATCTCACCGCATGGGGCTATTGGTTTATGTGGATGGCGGTTGGGATTTCGGAAATTACCGCCATTGGCGTATATGTTCAGTATTGGTTCCCCGATTTGCCACAGTGGATACCGGCTATTGCCGCGGTTGCGCTGGTTGCGGGAGCAAACCTTGCGGCAGTCAGACTGTATGGCGAAATCGAATTCTGGTTCGCAATGATAAAAATCACCACCATCGTTGTGATGATCGTTGTCGGCGTTGGCATTATTTTCTTCGGCTTTGGTAATCACGGTCAGGCGACCGGATTCAGTAATCTGACCGAACACGGCGGTTTTCTGGCGGGAGGCTGGAAAGGCCTGCTGTTCGCACTCTGTCTGGTGGTGGCGTCTTATCAGGGTGTTGAGCTGGTAGGGATTACGGCGGGCGAGGCGAAAAATCCGCAGGTGACGCTGAAGCGAGCAATTAACAACATTCTGTGGCGCATCCTGATTTTCTATGTGGGCGCGATCTTCGTTATCGTCACGATTTTCCCCTGGAATGAAATCGGCACGTCCGGCAGCCCGTTTGTGCTGACCTTTGCGAAAATTGGCATTACGGCGGCGGCAGGTATCATCAACTTTGTAGTACTGACGGCTGCGCTGTCCGGCTGTAACAGCGGCATGTATAGCTGTGGGCGTATGCTGTATTCGTTGGCTAACAATCGCCAGCTTCCCGCCTGGTTAGGTAAAGTGACGGCCAGCGGCGTACCGGCTGCGGGTGTCATGATTTCGATTCTGTGCCTGATGGCCGGGTCGGTGCTGAATTACATTATCCCTAACCCGGAAAAAGTGTTTGTTTATGTTTATAGCGCGAGTGTACTACCGGGCATGGTGCCGTGGTTTGTGGTGTTGATTAGCCAACTGCGTTTTCGTGAACAGCATCGTGCCGCGCTGGCCGCACATCCGTTTAAATCGATATTGTTCCCGTGGGTAAACTACCTGACGATGGCATTTTTGCTGTGTGTGCTGGTGGGAATGTACATCAATATCGATACGCGGATGTCTTTATTGGTCGGTGTCGCGTTTTTAGCCGTGGTCAGCCTGTGTTATTTCTCACTGGGACTGGGTAAAAAAACGTCGTTGGCAGGGGGGGAATCGTAGTGTTTTGGGGCGGGAAGGGCGTAACTGTATGTTATTTAGCTTGGAATGAACAAATCATAATCAAACGCATCATTTCGATAAAAAAGCACTAGACAGCCAGTCGCTAAGCCCGTAATATCCCGCCCCGCAACGGCGCTAAGCGCCCGTAGCTCAGCTGGATAGAGCGCTGCCCTCCGGAGGCAGAGGTCTCAGGTTCGAATCCTGTCGGGCGCACCATTATATTTTTATGAAGTATGTTGTGTGCAAGAGCTGCGGTGGTACACTTTTTTTCGTAAAGAAAGTATCCCGTAAAAAGGAAGTACCGCGTAATAAGATGTAAAGTGTGGTGATGGTGGCTATAGCTCAGTTGGTAGAGCCCTGGATTGTGATTCCAGTTGTCGTGGGTTCGAGTCCCATTAGCCACCCCAGATTTTGCAGCTAGAGTAGTTGATTGACAGTTTGTGAGTTATGCGAAGGTGGCGGAATTGGTAGACGCGCTAGCTTCAGGTGTTAGTGTTCTTACGGACGTGAGGGTTCAAGTCCCTCTCTTCGCACCACACAAACAAGAACATCAGTGATGTTCAAAAAAGCAGTACATTCGGCGAGTAGCGCAGCTTGGTAGCGCAACTGGTTTGGGACCAGTGGGTCGGAGGTTCGAATCCTCTCTCGCCGACCAATTACAAAGAAAAGCACATCTTTCGATGTGCTTTTTTTTCGTCTGCAATTTGTCTTCTTGCGAAAATCTTGTCGGATTCGTTAACCCGACAAGACGTTGTTGTTCCCTGCGGGATAGCGCGTTACAGCGCGTAGTGCACGGGTGCCAGCGCGCTGCTATCGATACTTTTTCGCATTGATTTCAGAGCGGTATCGAAAGGACACAGCGTGCCTTTTTCCGTCTGCTGGCAGCCCTGAGAGGTCAATTCTTCTTTCAGTAGCGGTTGCTGGCCGCTCAGTGGCGTCAGAGAACGGATCTGATCCAGCGATTGTGTCTGGAAATA encodes the following:
- the wzzE gene encoding ECA polysaccharide chain length modulation protein; amino-acid sequence: MKSENLSTGNALIDNELDIRGLFRLLWQGKVWPIAIGLLFAVVALGYSYLVKQEWSATAITDKPTVNMLGGYYSQQQFLRNLDARSFSTPQPEQPSISADAYDEFIMQLAAYDTRRDFWLQTDYYKQRLEGDEKADAALLDEMVNNIQFTPRDDGKKTNDSVKLVAETSADSNTLLRQYVAFASQRAANHLNEEIKGAWAARTIFMKSQIKRQEAVAKAIYDREVRSVELALKIAQQQGISRSQTDTPADEIPASEMFLLGRPMLQARLETLQTSGPHYELDYDQNRAMLATLNVGPTLEAGFQTYRYLRTPEEPVKRDSPRRAFLMVMWGAIGALVGAGVALARRPR
- the wecB gene encoding non-hydrolyzing UDP-N-acetylglucosamine 2-epimerase, translating into MKVLTVFGTRPEAIKMAPLVHALAQDGAFESRICVTAQHREMLDQVLRLFDITPDYDLDIMRPGQGLSEISCRILSGLEPVMTEFKPDLVLVHGDTTTTLATSLAAFYQRIPVGHVEAGLRTGNLYSPWPEEANRKLTGHLAMYHFAPTENSRQNLLREHLSDRHIFVTGNTVIDALFWVRDRILGDAALRSSLDEKYAFLDDNKKLILVTGHRRESFGGGFERICSALADIARRHPEVQIVYPVHLNPNVSEPVNRILSGIDNVMLIAPQDYLPFVYLMNRSYMILTDSGGIQEEAPSLGKPVLVMRDTTERPEAVEAGTVKLVGTEVTSIVDAVSMLLTDEEAYQAMSRAHNPYGDGQACQRIVDALKNRQERF
- the wecC gene encoding UDP-N-acetyl-D-mannosamine dehydrogenase; protein product: MSFTTISVIGLGYIGLPTAAAFASRQKKVIGIDVNKLAVETINRGEIHIVEPDLDSLVKVAVENGYLQAMTKPVPADAFLIAVPTPFKGDHEPDLAYVQAAAASIAPVLKKGDLVILESTSPVGATEQMAEWLADARTDLTFPQQVGETADINIAYCPERVLPGQVVVELVKNDRVIGGMTPVCSARASELYKIFLEGECVVTNSRTAEMCKLTENSFRDVNIAFANELSLICAEQNINVWELIRLANRHPRVNILQPGPGVGGHCIAVDPWFIVAQNPQQARLIHTARLVNDGKPLWVVDRVKAAVADYLAQTDKRACEVTVACFGLAFKPDIDDLRESPAVGITSMIAQWNTGVTLAVEPNVKHLPSVLAGQVKLVDTSSALKEADVLVMLVDHRQFKAINPEDVKQQWVIDTKGVWR
- the rffG gene encoding dTDP-glucose 4,6-dehydratase, giving the protein MALKRILITGGAGFIGSALVRYILTETQDSVVIVDKLTYAGNLSSLAPVADSERFAFEQVDICDRAELDRVFKAYQPALVMHLAAESHVDRSIDGPAAFIETNIVGTYTMLEAARHYWQSLADADKHAFRFHHISTDEVFGDLHGTDDLFTETTSYAPSSPYSASKASSDHLVRAWLRTYGFPTIITNCSNNYGPYHFPEKLIPLVILNAVAGKPLPVYGDGAQIRDWLFVEDHARALYKVVTEGEIGETYNIGGHNERKNIEVVQTICALLEELAPNKPAGVEHYRDLITYVKDRPGHDMRYAIDAGKIERELGWRPEETFETGMRKTVNWYLNNEKWWRSVQDGSYAGERLGLND
- the wecD gene encoding dTDP-4-amino-4,6-dideoxy-D-galactose acyltransferase, with protein sequence MTHPVSVGQGEIRATVEPLGWESEFFQIDSGKLNFSPSAPALTPDALSAFTLTQAKIAADNLVLADTLADLGFRLVEGEVDLSLSLERPTVVTSLPRWREAAPDDIPALRDAASRVFALSRFRSPWYQPEDSGRFYAQWIENAVRGTFDHCCLLAEDAAGNPQGWVTLRRVDDADARIGLLGVWPGVTVRGIGSQLMALAETWCRQQGLIRLRVATQVGNVAALRLYLRRGATIESTAYWLYR
- the rffA gene encoding dTDP-4-amino-4,6-dideoxygalactose transaminase is translated as MIPFNAPPVVGTELDYMQAAMSSGKLCGDGGFTRRCQQWLEHYSGSKKVLLTPSCTASLEMAAILLDVKPGDEVIMPSYTFVSTANAFVLRGAKIVFVDIRPDTMNIDETKIEAAITEKTRIIVPVHYAGVACEMDAIMALAKKYDLYVVEDAAQGVMSSYKGRVLGSIGHIGCFSFHETKNYTSGGEGGATLINDARLVERAEIIREKGTNRSQFFRGQVDKYTWRDIGSSYLMADIQAAYLWAQLEAARPINERRLKLWQNYYAAFKSLADAGRITLPTVPANGIHNAHMFYIKLRDQDDRSAFINYMKEAEIMTVFHYIPLHSCPAGLNFGHFSGEDRYTTQESERLVRLPLFYNLSDVNQRTVINTILSFFS